From Dehalococcoidia bacterium, a single genomic window includes:
- a CDS encoding glycosyltransferase, with product MPKASIIIRAKNEARFIGETLEAIANQRERDYEVIVVDSGSTDETLAIARRFGVKIIEIKPEEFTYGYALNVGMREARGEYLISLSAHSTPVDDNWLSAAIAGFTDPLVAGVYGRELPRADASFADWFGAWISGTLSTKPNRLTSGMGFSNRNGAVRRSVWLNVPFDERLPGAEDLAWARTVHRLGYAITYQPAMAVYHSHRESLPKLLRRLRKDQPVIARIALGFYDRPELNRFRVRRPQAERS from the coding sequence ATGCCCAAGGCGTCCATCATCATCCGCGCGAAGAACGAAGCCCGCTTCATCGGCGAGACCCTCGAAGCGATTGCCAACCAGCGCGAACGCGACTATGAGGTGATCGTCGTTGACTCCGGGTCAACGGATGAGACCCTCGCTATCGCGCGACGGTTCGGGGTCAAGATTATCGAGATCAAGCCCGAGGAGTTTACCTACGGCTACGCGCTGAACGTGGGGATGCGCGAGGCGCGCGGCGAATATCTGATCTCGCTGAGCGCCCACTCTACCCCTGTTGACGACAACTGGCTGAGCGCAGCCATCGCCGGGTTTACGGACCCGCTGGTCGCTGGCGTCTACGGCCGCGAGCTCCCCCGGGCGGATGCGAGTTTCGCTGACTGGTTTGGGGCGTGGATCAGCGGCACACTGAGCACCAAGCCGAACCGCCTTACGTCCGGAATGGGGTTCTCGAACCGGAATGGCGCGGTTCGGCGTTCGGTCTGGCTCAACGTGCCGTTTGATGAGCGGCTTCCTGGCGCGGAAGACCTCGCTTGGGCGCGAACGGTACACCGCCTCGGCTACGCGATTACCTACCAGCCGGCGATGGCGGTGTATCACTCGCATCGCGAGTCGCTGCCGAAGCTGTTGCGGCGGCTGCGCAAAGATCAGCCGGTGATCGCGCGGATTGCGCTCGGCTTCTACGACCGGCCGGAGTTGAACCGCTTTCGCGTCCGCCGGCCGCAGGCCGAGCGCTCCTAA
- a CDS encoding Hsp20/alpha crystallin family protein — protein sequence MTSQPSVPDKPAQPPAVTRSRRWDPFALFDEMREEMARLFDFGWPLARPASRTLAPGFTWAPRMDVFEKGNHLIVKAELPGVSKDDIRVTVQEGDLVIEGERKSESEVKEEDYYRLERSYGSFYRRLALPTGVNPDAITAEYKDGVLEIRIPKAETPEPAAKRIPIS from the coding sequence ATGACGTCCCAACCCTCAGTCCCGGACAAACCTGCGCAGCCTCCGGCCGTTACACGCTCGCGGCGGTGGGACCCGTTCGCGCTGTTCGATGAAATGCGCGAGGAGATGGCGCGCCTGTTCGATTTCGGGTGGCCGCTCGCGCGGCCGGCGAGCCGCACTCTCGCTCCTGGCTTCACGTGGGCACCGCGGATGGATGTCTTCGAGAAAGGGAACCACCTCATCGTCAAGGCAGAGCTGCCGGGGGTGTCCAAGGACGACATCCGGGTCACCGTTCAGGAGGGCGACCTCGTTATTGAAGGGGAGCGCAAGAGCGAGAGCGAGGTGAAAGAAGAAGACTACTACCGCCTCGAGCGGTCGTACGGCAGCTTCTATCGCCGCTTGGCGCTTCCGACCGGCGTGAACCCCGACGCCATCACCGCCGAGTATAAGGACGGGGTCCTCGAGATCCGCATCCCGAAAGCCGAAACGCCCGAGCCGGCGGCGAAGCGGATCCCGATCTCCTGA
- the chrA gene encoding chromate efflux transporter, which translates to MRGWEVLAVFTKLGLTSFGGPIAHLGYFREELVQRRRWLDDREYADMVALCQVLPGPTSSEVAMAIGIARAGLLGALLAWLGFTAPSAIAMLAFALLVGGGPPARGPLAGALQGLKVVAVAVVAQAVWGMARSLAPDRPRATIAIAAAAAALLWQTPLAQIAIIAAAAVVGWKALSAESAAPPAARPVPISRRAGAVALAAFGLLLLALPLGRAATASPALAVADAFYRAGALVFGGGHVVLPLLAADVVPAGWVTEDQFLAGYGAAQALPGPLFTFAAYLGAVRAQPPAGVIGGLLALGAIFLPAGLLVIGVLPFWDALRSQQGLRSALNGVNAAVVGILLAALYSPVMTSAVHTPLDAAAALIAFLLLVIWAVPPWAVVLLTAAAGTLYSR; encoded by the coding sequence ATGCGCGGGTGGGAGGTGCTCGCGGTCTTCACCAAACTCGGGCTCACATCGTTCGGCGGCCCAATCGCTCATCTCGGCTACTTCCGAGAGGAACTCGTGCAGCGGCGACGCTGGCTGGATGACCGCGAGTACGCCGACATGGTGGCGCTCTGTCAAGTTCTTCCCGGACCGACGAGCAGCGAGGTGGCCATGGCAATCGGGATCGCGCGGGCAGGCCTGCTTGGTGCACTGCTGGCGTGGCTCGGCTTTACTGCCCCTTCGGCAATCGCGATGCTCGCGTTTGCGCTGCTGGTCGGAGGCGGGCCGCCGGCGCGCGGCCCGCTCGCCGGGGCGCTGCAGGGATTGAAAGTAGTGGCGGTGGCGGTCGTTGCCCAAGCGGTCTGGGGCATGGCGCGCTCGCTTGCGCCGGATCGCCCCCGCGCCACGATCGCCATTGCCGCGGCAGCGGCCGCGCTGCTCTGGCAGACCCCACTCGCCCAGATCGCGATCATCGCAGCGGCGGCGGTCGTTGGCTGGAAAGCGCTCTCTGCCGAGAGCGCAGCCCCGCCTGCGGCGCGTCCCGTTCCGATCTCGCGGCGGGCTGGGGCGGTTGCACTCGCCGCCTTTGGTCTGCTCTTGCTCGCCCTGCCGCTCGGGCGCGCCGCGACCGCCAGTCCGGCGCTCGCCGTCGCCGATGCGTTCTATCGCGCCGGCGCCTTAGTCTTTGGCGGCGGGCATGTCGTGCTGCCCCTCCTCGCGGCTGACGTCGTCCCCGCGGGCTGGGTGACTGAAGACCAGTTCCTCGCCGGCTACGGCGCAGCCCAAGCCCTCCCCGGGCCGTTGTTCACCTTCGCTGCCTATCTCGGGGCGGTGCGCGCGCAACCGCCTGCCGGCGTCATCGGCGGGCTGCTCGCGCTTGGGGCGATTTTCTTGCCCGCCGGGCTGCTTGTGATAGGCGTGCTGCCCTTCTGGGATGCGCTGCGCTCGCAGCAGGGCTTGCGCTCAGCACTGAACGGGGTGAACGCTGCCGTTGTCGGGATCCTGCTCGCCGCACTTTACTCGCCCGTCATGACAAGCGCGGTCCACACCCCGCTTGACGCGGCCGCAGCGCTGATTGCGTTCCTCTTGCTGGTTATCTGGGCCGTTCCGCCGTGGGCGGTTGTCCTGCTGACGGCAGCCGCCGGCACGCTCTATTCGAGGTAG
- a CDS encoding LCP family protein produces the protein MAIGAVALGLMLVQGAGSAVSGLLRAAGIRAALGDELPLWTGAERVNLLLIGVDRREEENADYVRSDSMILVSIDTKMKTIGMLSLPRDLWVTIPISEKRSVQDRINTVFVYAKTAQTPGGGPELAKRTVERLIDTKVHYAVWVDFQGFVRAVDRLGGLVVDVRAPLKDNQFPTEDYRTQRIYFAPGLQRMDGERALMYARSRHQDSDIARAARQQELLLAARQRLLQLDLLPTLPRLLADFRDVVHTDMSTVEILGLARVAREVDAQRITVRTVPATPVTRGGADILEVDKRALAKVVREVLGEPAAALEPASIEVLNGTPIVGLATRTAAMLTERGLTVSRFDTANEARAETAIYVSNGKRRTAEVVATLIGVPTDRIRETAALPSGVDIRVILGRDAKDPAS, from the coding sequence GTGGCGATTGGTGCTGTGGCGCTTGGGCTTATGCTTGTTCAAGGCGCAGGGAGCGCAGTAAGCGGGCTCCTCCGCGCTGCTGGCATCCGCGCTGCCCTCGGCGACGAGCTGCCGCTTTGGACGGGCGCAGAGCGGGTCAACCTCCTCTTGATCGGGGTGGACCGCCGCGAGGAGGAGAACGCTGACTATGTTCGTTCGGACAGCATGATCCTCGTCTCGATCGATACAAAGATGAAAACGATCGGCATGCTTTCGCTGCCGCGCGACTTATGGGTGACGATCCCGATTTCTGAGAAGCGGAGCGTCCAAGATCGGATCAACACCGTCTTCGTCTATGCGAAGACGGCGCAGACCCCCGGCGGCGGGCCAGAGCTTGCCAAACGCACCGTTGAGCGTTTGATCGACACAAAGGTGCACTACGCGGTGTGGGTCGACTTTCAAGGGTTTGTCCGTGCCGTGGACCGCCTCGGCGGTCTCGTCGTCGATGTCCGCGCTCCGTTGAAGGACAATCAGTTTCCGACAGAAGACTATCGCACCCAGCGCATCTACTTCGCGCCCGGGCTGCAGCGGATGGACGGCGAGCGCGCGCTCATGTACGCGCGTTCGCGTCACCAAGACTCCGACATCGCTCGGGCGGCGCGCCAGCAGGAGCTTCTGCTCGCTGCTCGTCAGCGCCTCCTCCAGCTCGACCTGCTCCCAACACTGCCGCGTCTTCTCGCCGATTTCCGGGACGTCGTTCACACTGATATGTCAACAGTGGAGATCCTCGGCCTGGCTCGAGTAGCGCGAGAGGTTGATGCCCAGCGGATCACCGTCCGCACTGTCCCGGCGACGCCCGTCACCCGGGGAGGAGCAGATATTCTCGAAGTGGACAAGCGGGCGTTGGCCAAAGTGGTGCGGGAGGTCCTCGGGGAGCCTGCTGCGGCGCTGGAGCCCGCCTCGATCGAGGTGCTCAACGGCACGCCAATTGTCGGCCTCGCAACGCGCACGGCGGCAATGCTGACCGAACGGGGGCTGACGGTGAGCCGGTTTGACACCGCGAACGAAGCGCGGGCCGAAACGGCGATTTACGTCTCCAACGGAAAACGGCGCACGGCAGAGGTCGTCGCTACGCTGATCGGCGTTCCGACCGACCGGATCCGGGAAACGGCCGCCCTGCCGAGCGGCGTCGATATCCGCGTCATTCTAGGCCGGGATGCCAAAGACCCCGCTTCGTAG
- the rpoD gene encoding RNA polymerase sigma factor RpoD: MSAKRKGRGASTDDGIPPLPPDLMTDPDDDADDHDLDYDPVAALEASEPLSVETLVEPEAADEILPEAPPLAELREIEAEEAEPEAIEATVAATAEDEAIDDPVRMYLREISRVKLLTAADEVELAKRMEAGNKAKEQFAALECVPAPLKEKIMVDLINGRSPDLVQRYGRDLPPEAVALLEVVDDGRRAHQALTEANLRLVVSIAKKYMGRGLSLLDLIQEGNIGLTRAVDKFDYTLGYKFSTYATWWVRQAITRAIADQARTIRIPVHMVETINNLHRASRKLLQELGREPTDQEIADEMKAMGYGPFTAERVREIRKAALQPVSLETPIGEEEDSHLGDFIEDRGAPAPMDAASRQLLKEQVNDVLNSLSPRERRVLELRFGLENGGRTRTLEEVGAELKVTRERIRQIEAKALRKLRHPSRSKKLKDYLE, translated from the coding sequence ATGAGCGCAAAACGGAAGGGCCGCGGCGCTTCTACGGATGATGGCATCCCGCCGCTCCCTCCCGACCTGATGACTGACCCGGACGACGATGCCGACGATCACGACCTCGACTACGACCCCGTCGCCGCGCTCGAAGCGAGCGAGCCGCTGTCCGTAGAGACGCTCGTCGAGCCGGAAGCCGCAGACGAGATCCTGCCGGAGGCGCCGCCGCTTGCCGAGTTGCGCGAAATCGAGGCGGAAGAAGCCGAGCCCGAGGCGATCGAGGCGACGGTCGCTGCGACCGCCGAGGACGAAGCGATCGACGACCCGGTCCGGATGTATCTGCGCGAGATCAGCCGGGTCAAGCTGCTGACCGCCGCTGACGAGGTCGAGCTGGCTAAGCGGATGGAGGCGGGCAATAAGGCGAAAGAGCAGTTCGCCGCCCTCGAGTGCGTGCCGGCGCCTCTCAAAGAGAAGATCATGGTGGACCTGATCAACGGCCGCAGCCCCGATCTCGTCCAACGCTACGGCCGCGACCTCCCCCCGGAAGCAGTTGCCCTCTTGGAGGTGGTCGACGATGGCCGGCGCGCTCACCAAGCCCTGACAGAAGCGAACCTGCGGCTTGTCGTCTCGATCGCCAAGAAGTACATGGGCCGCGGCTTGTCGCTTCTCGATCTCATCCAAGAAGGCAACATCGGGCTCACGCGCGCAGTCGATAAGTTTGACTACACGCTCGGGTACAAATTCTCGACCTACGCGACATGGTGGGTCCGGCAGGCGATTACGCGAGCGATTGCCGACCAAGCGCGGACGATCCGGATCCCAGTCCACATGGTTGAGACGATCAACAATCTCCATCGCGCCTCGCGGAAGCTTCTCCAGGAGCTTGGGCGGGAGCCGACCGACCAAGAAATTGCCGACGAGATGAAAGCGATGGGATATGGGCCCTTTACCGCAGAGCGGGTCCGCGAGATCCGCAAAGCGGCGCTGCAGCCGGTCTCGCTCGAGACGCCGATCGGCGAGGAAGAGGATAGCCACCTGGGCGACTTCATCGAGGACCGCGGCGCCCCGGCGCCGATGGATGCCGCCTCGCGCCAGCTGCTCAAAGAGCAAGTGAACGACGTTCTGAACTCCCTCTCGCCGCGCGAGCGGCGGGTGCTGGAGCTGCGCTTCGGTCTTGAGAATGGAGGGCGGACGCGCACGCTTGAAGAGGTCGGGGCGGAGCTGAAGGTGACGCGCGAACGGATTCGGCAGATCGAAGCCAAGGCGCTCCGCAAACTGCGCCACCCCAGCCGGAGCAAAAAGCTGAAAGACTACCTCGAATAG
- a CDS encoding citrate synthase, which yields MPLESAQALGTTSGDRRNTLTIIDNRTGKSYEIPVTDGAIRAIDLRQIKVDEDDFGLLSYDPAYLNTASCRSAITYIDGDKGILIHRGYTIEDLCEHSTFLEVAYLLIHGHLPTKAQYDQWVHEITYHTFVHENIKKFMEGFRYDAHPMGMLMASVAALSTFYPESKRIDDPRQNHISAVRLIAKMPTLAAFAYRHSVGLPYVYPNNALSYPANFLSMMFKVGDAPYEPDPRLVRAFDVLLILHADHEQNASTSAVRSVGSTHVDPFSAVAAGIGALYGPLHGGANEQVLQMLNRIGTVENIPAFLQRVKERRELLMGFGHRVYKNYDPRARIIRRYVDDVLAVTGMNPKLEIAVELERQALADEYFVSRKLFPNVDFYSGIIYEALGIPTDMMTVIFAIARTAGWIAQWLEMIHDPEQKISRPRQIYTGPLNLTYVPIDQRG from the coding sequence ATGCCTTTGGAATCCGCACAGGCGCTCGGCACAACCAGCGGCGACCGCCGCAATACCCTGACGATCATCGACAACCGGACCGGGAAGAGCTATGAAATCCCGGTCACGGACGGAGCGATCCGCGCGATCGATCTCCGCCAAATCAAGGTCGACGAGGACGACTTCGGGCTCCTCTCGTACGACCCTGCCTATTTGAACACGGCATCCTGCCGGAGCGCGATCACGTATATCGATGGCGACAAAGGCATTCTGATCCATCGGGGCTATACCATCGAGGATCTCTGCGAGCACTCGACGTTCCTCGAAGTCGCCTATCTCCTTATCCACGGCCATCTGCCCACCAAGGCGCAGTATGACCAGTGGGTGCATGAAATCACCTACCACACCTTCGTCCATGAAAACATCAAGAAGTTCATGGAGGGCTTCCGCTACGACGCGCATCCCATGGGCATGCTGATGGCGAGCGTCGCCGCCCTCTCAACGTTTTACCCGGAGTCCAAGCGCATCGACGACCCCCGCCAGAACCACATCTCGGCGGTGCGGCTGATCGCCAAGATGCCGACCCTCGCCGCGTTCGCGTACCGCCACAGTGTCGGGCTGCCCTATGTCTACCCGAACAACGCCTTGAGTTACCCCGCGAACTTCCTCTCGATGATGTTCAAGGTCGGCGATGCGCCCTACGAGCCGGACCCGCGGCTGGTCCGCGCTTTCGATGTCCTGCTCATCCTGCACGCCGACCACGAGCAGAACGCGTCGACGAGCGCTGTCCGCTCTGTCGGCTCGACCCATGTCGATCCCTTCTCCGCCGTCGCCGCGGGCATCGGCGCGCTCTACGGGCCGCTCCATGGCGGCGCGAATGAGCAGGTGCTGCAGATGCTCAACCGGATCGGCACGGTGGAGAACATCCCCGCGTTCCTCCAGCGCGTCAAGGAGCGGCGCGAGCTGCTGATGGGGTTCGGTCACCGCGTCTACAAGAACTACGACCCGCGCGCGCGCATCATCCGGCGGTATGTCGATGACGTGCTCGCCGTGACTGGCATGAACCCCAAGCTCGAGATTGCGGTCGAACTCGAGCGGCAAGCTCTTGCTGACGAATATTTCGTCTCGCGCAAGCTCTTCCCGAATGTCGATTTCTATTCGGGCATCATCTATGAAGCGCTCGGCATTCCGACAGATATGATGACGGTGATCTTCGCTATCGCGCGCACTGCCGGCTGGATCGCGCAGTGGCTGGAGATGATCCACGATCCCGAGCAGAAGATCTCGCGGCCCCGCCAAATCTACACCGGCCCCCTCAACTTGACCTACGTCCCAATCGACCAGCGCGGCTAA
- a CDS encoding DUF58 domain-containing protein produces the protein MISRALVPMTVALLLAAVGLRLYPLALLLALLLVSSGLARLWITRSLDRVEYRRHFSQRRAFFGEEIELAVEAVNRKLLPLPWLEVDDEVPLALPVGEEPLFPSARPRRVLLSNMYSLGPYERVIRRYRLRCRARGYWAFGPATLRSGDVFGFGQREREVPDLDYLLIYPKIVPVDQLGLPAKQPFGDYRARERLFEDPTRLRAVRPFEPGDPLKRVHWKATARTGDLQVKQFDPTATLDLYLVLNLATLDYSWQGTRPDLLETAITVAASAAAHALAEGFPVGIMANGMVHGSDRPLKIAPGRGNDQLIRLLEALAKLSPFVTLSLDELLRQERRALPWAATIVCVTAIAAEPLLAVLTALQRAGHPIVLILIGDADLGPLPGLTVYRVAPLDLDESAVERELIF, from the coding sequence GTGATTAGTCGCGCTCTTGTTCCGATGACGGTGGCGCTGCTGCTGGCAGCGGTTGGTCTTCGTCTCTATCCGCTCGCCCTGCTGCTCGCGCTGCTGCTGGTCAGTTCGGGGCTTGCTCGCCTGTGGATTACGCGGTCGCTCGACCGGGTCGAATACCGTCGCCATTTCAGCCAGCGGCGCGCTTTCTTCGGCGAAGAGATCGAGCTTGCAGTGGAAGCCGTGAACCGCAAGCTGCTGCCGCTTCCCTGGCTCGAGGTGGATGACGAGGTCCCGCTCGCGCTGCCGGTCGGGGAGGAGCCGCTCTTTCCTTCAGCGCGACCGCGTCGTGTCCTGCTGTCGAACATGTATTCGCTTGGCCCGTATGAGCGCGTCATCCGCCGCTACCGGCTCCGGTGCCGAGCGCGGGGGTATTGGGCGTTCGGACCGGCGACCCTCCGCTCGGGCGACGTCTTCGGGTTCGGGCAGCGCGAACGGGAGGTGCCTGACCTTGACTATCTGCTCATCTACCCGAAGATCGTGCCGGTGGATCAGCTTGGGCTGCCGGCGAAGCAGCCTTTTGGAGACTACCGGGCACGCGAGCGTCTTTTTGAGGACCCCACGCGGCTGCGGGCGGTCCGCCCGTTCGAGCCGGGAGACCCGCTCAAGCGCGTTCACTGGAAGGCGACCGCCCGCACCGGCGATCTTCAGGTGAAGCAGTTTGACCCGACCGCGACGCTTGACTTGTATCTTGTGCTCAACCTCGCCACCTTGGACTACTCGTGGCAGGGCACGCGGCCGGACTTGCTTGAGACAGCGATTACGGTGGCCGCCTCTGCCGCTGCGCACGCGCTGGCTGAGGGATTTCCGGTTGGGATCATGGCGAACGGCATGGTCCACGGCTCGGACCGGCCGCTCAAAATTGCGCCGGGCCGCGGGAACGACCAGCTGATCCGGCTGCTTGAAGCGCTGGCGAAGCTGTCGCCCTTCGTCACGCTGTCGCTTGATGAGTTGCTGCGCCAAGAGCGCCGCGCGCTGCCGTGGGCGGCGACGATCGTCTGTGTCACGGCGATCGCGGCCGAACCGCTGCTCGCTGTTCTCACCGCGCTGCAGCGCGCTGGCCATCCGATCGTTCTTATCCTTATCGGCGACGCGGATCTGGGGCCGCTTCCCGGTTTGACCGTCTATCGTGTTGCCCCGCTCGACCTCGATGAGAGTGCGGTCGAGCGCGAATTGATCTTCTAG
- a CDS encoding PHP domain-containing protein, producing the protein MAQRRPQEARILRFAVDLHVHSILSDGDLHPFAIVRMAHEAGVRVLAIADHETVGAFHLDSGRIESLARELDITLLPAIEIDAELRGHEIHVLGHGVDPSSPPLLDHCRRVQALRRRRTEEELAQVNAQLNGVLRPEEVFVPPRETFMRPNLIQPLLDRGVFPTYESAARWFREQIRPTTTLARLSVPEAIALIHAAGGRAAIAHPAYGIREGWFDPERDLRAFAAAGLDAVETDYPYAACSPHLFDATAEQAVIARLRAVAADLGLGETSGSDSHRHADFLARWALAR; encoded by the coding sequence ATGGCACAACGCCGTCCTCAGGAGGCAAGGATTCTTCGGTTTGCGGTCGACCTCCACGTCCATTCCATCCTCTCCGATGGCGACCTTCACCCCTTTGCGATCGTGAGGATGGCACATGAGGCGGGCGTTCGCGTTCTCGCTATCGCGGACCACGAGACGGTCGGCGCGTTCCATCTCGACTCCGGTCGGATCGAATCGCTCGCGCGAGAACTTGACATCACCCTCCTCCCCGCGATTGAGATCGACGCAGAGCTGCGCGGGCACGAGATCCACGTTCTGGGGCATGGGGTCGACCCCTCTTCGCCGCCTCTGCTCGATCACTGCCGCCGGGTCCAAGCGCTGCGGCGGCGGCGGACTGAGGAGGAGCTTGCGCAGGTGAATGCCCAGCTGAACGGTGTTCTGCGGCCTGAGGAGGTGTTTGTTCCGCCGCGGGAGACATTCATGCGGCCCAACCTGATCCAGCCGCTCCTCGACCGGGGGGTCTTCCCGACCTACGAGTCGGCGGCGCGCTGGTTCCGCGAGCAGATCCGCCCGACAACGACGCTCGCCCGGCTCAGCGTTCCGGAAGCGATTGCGTTGATCCACGCCGCGGGCGGCCGCGCCGCGATTGCCCACCCAGCGTACGGCATCCGCGAAGGATGGTTCGACCCCGAGCGCGATCTGCGCGCCTTTGCTGCCGCCGGGCTTGATGCCGTGGAAACCGACTATCCGTACGCAGCCTGTTCGCCTCATCTCTTCGACGCGACAGCAGAACAGGCAGTGATCGCCCGTCTCCGCGCCGTTGCGGCAGACCTCGGCCTTGGGGAGACGAGCGGGAGCGACTCCCATCGCCACGCCGACTTCCTCGCACGATGGGCGCTTGCGCGATGA
- a CDS encoding MoxR family ATPase translates to MSVERIQAVADAVRENVERVIVGKRDVIDLVLVALLCEGHVLLEDVPGIGKTTLARSIARSLGCTFRRIQCTPDLLPSDVLGTTIYDTRTGEFVYRPGPIHAQIILADEINRATPRTQSAFLEAMEERQVSVEGETRALPRPFLVLATQNPIELEGTFPLPEAQLDRFLLRVKLGYPDESEEREILVRFRESNPVVDLTPVVSADELLRLQRDVRQVYVSEAVEEYVVRLVRATRDHPTIELGASPRASLGLYRGGQALAAIEGRRYVLPDDVKRLAPFVLAHRVLLKAGTRLRGRSAAEIVDEIVNAVPVPVEA, encoded by the coding sequence ATGAGCGTCGAACGCATTCAGGCCGTCGCCGATGCCGTCCGCGAGAACGTCGAGCGAGTGATCGTGGGCAAGCGCGACGTGATCGATCTGGTGCTGGTTGCGCTCCTCTGCGAAGGCCATGTCCTGCTTGAGGATGTTCCCGGCATCGGCAAAACGACGCTCGCGCGGAGCATTGCGCGCTCCCTGGGGTGCACATTCCGGCGCATCCAATGCACGCCGGACCTGCTGCCCTCGGATGTGCTCGGGACGACGATCTACGACACGCGCACGGGCGAGTTCGTCTACCGGCCGGGCCCCATCCACGCCCAGATCATTCTTGCTGATGAGATCAACCGAGCGACCCCCCGCACCCAGTCGGCGTTCCTTGAGGCGATGGAAGAGCGCCAAGTGAGCGTCGAGGGGGAAACGCGGGCGCTCCCCCGCCCATTTCTTGTCCTCGCCACCCAAAACCCGATCGAACTTGAAGGGACCTTTCCTCTCCCGGAAGCCCAGCTTGACCGCTTCCTGCTGCGAGTGAAGCTCGGCTATCCTGACGAGAGTGAAGAGCGCGAGATCCTCGTGCGCTTTCGCGAATCGAACCCGGTCGTCGACTTGACGCCGGTGGTCTCCGCCGACGAACTGCTCCGCCTGCAGCGCGACGTGCGGCAGGTGTATGTCTCGGAGGCGGTCGAAGAGTATGTTGTGCGCCTCGTCCGCGCGACGCGCGACCACCCGACGATTGAGTTGGGAGCAAGCCCGCGGGCGAGCCTTGGCCTCTATCGGGGCGGGCAGGCACTTGCGGCCATCGAGGGGCGGCGCTATGTCCTGCCTGACGATGTGAAACGGCTCGCGCCCTTTGTGCTGGCGCATCGCGTGCTGCTGAAAGCCGGCACGCGGCTGCGCGGACGAAGCGCGGCTGAGATTGTTGACGAAATTGTGAACGCGGTTCCGGTCCCCGTTGAAGCGTGA